The Armatimonadota bacterium DNA window CTGAAACTCGACCTTGATCTGCGAGGCGAAGTTGCCGTACAGCCGCGCCCACGCCGATCCGCCAGCCTCAGAAAGATCCGCAGACAAAGCCTCCTCGTCGGGCGACATCATCTTCTCGCTGAGCGTCTTCATGCGGCGCAGCGCGAACTCGTGCGACTCAAGAACATCCGAAGACGGCACAAGCGCATCAAGAGGAAGTCGCCCGACCCACGCCGTCAAGCGCGTCGAGAGCTTGTTCATCAGGATGATCGTCGCTTGCAGTTCGCTCTGCTTTGCGAGCGCTACGTCGTCCGAGGAATCGGTTGTGACGAAGCTGTGGATGTACGATTCAAGGAGCTTGAGCCGGTCGGAAACAGCGTTGACAGCCTCGATCACGCCCTCGACTTCCGCCGCAAGCGACTCGCTCATAGCGACGTCGTCACCGGCCAGCACGCCGACCCGGTCATACAGCCGCTCCAAGTCGAGCGCCTGCTCGCGCAGGTCGGTCAGCGCCTGACGAAAGTCGGGCGAATCGATGCCGGGAAAGTAGGGAGTAACGTCCCAGCGCGGAAGTTTCGTAATCGTGCTCATTGTATCAAAGCCTAATAAATATCTGTTCGTACAGTATTTCTTGCTGAGCAATTCGCCAAAAGGCTGGTTGTTGCCCATCGCACCGAATATCATGAGGAAATCCCATGAGAGATTCGTTCGACGAAGTAGACCTCAGCATCCTGCGCCTGCTGCAAGAGAACGGCCGCATCACAAATGCCGAGCTAGCCCGCCGCGTTGGCCTATCGCCGCCGTCTGTGCTCCAGCGAGTCAGAAAGCTCGAAGACCAAAAGCTGATCACAGGATACACCGCTTTGCTCAACAGGGAGGCCATGGGGTTCGGATTGGTCGTGATCGCGATGGTCAGTTTGGCGCTGCACCAGGAGCAGGCGATCGATCGATTCAGAAAAGCGGTCAGGTCGATTCCAGAGGTTTTG harbors:
- a CDS encoding Lrp/AsnC family transcriptional regulator — its product is MRDSFDEVDLSILRLLQENGRITNAELARRVGLSPPSVLQRVRKLEDQKLITGYTALLNREAMGFGLVVIAMVSLALHQEQAIDRFRKAVRSIPEVLECLHVSGDFDFLLKIVVKDMKAYEKFIREKLSAIKGVGKIQSCFVLAENKQTTELPI